One region of Armigeres subalbatus isolate Guangzhou_Male chromosome 3, GZ_Asu_2, whole genome shotgun sequence genomic DNA includes:
- the LOC134224345 gene encoding uncharacterized protein LOC134224345 — translation MDNLKKLLVVQLLVLIITLRTARSQAAGTDCNGRDYLCLDDRRFQICIDLGAGKTETVDTEAQSCPRGTFCSNTGQFECDSHVAPSTAAPQVVTPEQVPQTEPVPEVNEVVTNPPSNDLPVESTSEVSLETNSPTTSSPSETSAPESSVATEETVTNSVSETAAPLTTDAPDAQPVTTVSSAAVPDVPESTSLPEQAQPETTVSVGESQSDSTAAPEEVVSTTDNAAPETTVAGQETQPSSTDVTGSEAAATTVANELQPEATNPEENAPETSSNVPDGGSVTESPASETTVAAEVTTVPETTAASEGTANAESTVASESTVASETTDSGVVSTDTTAVVETETSVASETTTVSETTLAPEVSSTPETLTSEASVVPETSVGTETSAAPENTQAPESTAAPESSAAPETSTNPESTAVPETSAAAENTGAPEASVAPETSAAPESTAVPETSADPDVTTAADTTAAPETTVAPEATAAPATTVAPESSAAPETSTTPETSDAPDTTAASETTAAPETSAAPESSAATESSVAPETTAAPETSTAQETAAASESTVAPESSVPSETTADAETTTAPETTAAPATTAVPESSNASENTEATTEAQQTTVGSNTGETENSQSTDAGETTAPASNAPETTSAASTTDEPEVTNSPTQSSPSVSETTDNNSNQETTPSATLPETSNPASTEQPAQETTVAPTEASPEPESSSAATETESTAVPSTSASAPSTTTLQPSTTTNAPSTTPLPFVCQQSGRFPDPRDCQKYHVCLWLPFGLYQLEQNCLLGMAYNPTLQRCTADQSPCFPGQFTCTAPGRFPDVSDNTKYFWCVWNVFGGYLQYHQDCPLGQVFDAYRRRCLTPARPLLLSSEDNDSGANSDADSNTSSDSGAVNVPDNSEDSTSVEEVKPKVKFECTEEGTFPDPNNCARYFICTLKKKDKYKQSKLKCPKGQQFDVALQLCTDDVEVLCG, via the exons ATGGACAACTTAAAGAAACTCCTCGTCGTGCAGCTTCTCGTGCTG ATAATTACGCTTCGAACAGCACGCTCCCAGGCCGCCGGAACGGATTGCAATGGGAGGGACTACCTCTGCTTAGACGACCGACGGTTTCAAATTTGCATCGACTTGGGAGCTGGGAAGACAGAAACAGTAGACACTGAGGCGCAGAGTTGTCCACGGGGGACCTTTTGCAGCAACACGGGCCAATTTGAGTGTGACTCGCATGTTGCGCCATCCACTGCCGCCCCTCAGGTGGTAACTCCGGAGCAAGTACCCCAAACAG aGCCCGTACCGGAAGTGAATGAAGTCGTAACGAACCCTCCATCCAATGATCTTCCAGTGGAGAGTACGAGTGAGGTATCACTTGAAACGAATTCTCCAACTACCAGCTCCCCGAGTGAAACATCTGCACCGGAAAGTTCTGTTGCAACAGAAGAAACTGTGACTAATTCGGTTAGTGAAACCGCTGCTCCTTTAACAACTGATGCTCCAGATGCTCAACCAGTCACAACAGTAAGTTCAGCAGCAGTTCCTGATGTACCAGAATCAACGTCTTTGCCAGAGCAAGCACAACCAGAAACTACCGTTTCTGTCGGAGAATCGCAATCGGATTCAACTGCTGCACCTGAGGAGGTGGTCAGCACAACAGATAATGCGGCGCCTGAGACAACAGTTGCAGGTCAAGAAACTCAACCATCAAGTACAGATGTTACTGGATCGGAAGCAGCGGCTACCACTGTGGCGAACGAACTTCAACCAGAAGCCACCAATCCCGAAGAAAATGCACCTGAAACATCATCAAACGTCCCAGACGGCGGATCGGTCACAGAGTCGCCTGCTTCGGAGACAACAGTTGCTGCTGAAGTTACTACCGTCCCTGAGACTACGGCTGCTTCTGAAGGAACTGCCAATGCCGAATCAACAGTTGCTTCCGAATCTACCGTTGCTTCAGAAACCACCGATAGTGGTGTCGTTTCAACTGATACTACGGCTGTTGTCGAAACAGAAACATCAGTAGCATCTGAAACGACTACAGTTTCGGAGACTACTCTTGCGCCAGAAGTTTCTTCTACTCCGGAAACACTCACTTCGGAAGCTTCCGTCGTCCCAGAAACATCTGTTGGAACAGAAACTTCTGCTGCACCGGAAAATACACAGGCTCCGGAAAGTACAGCAGCCCCGGAAAGCTCAGCCGCTCCGGAAACTTCAACTAATCCGGAAAGTACAGCAGTACCAGAAACCTCAGCTGCTGCGGAAAATACGGGAGCTCCAGAAGCGTCAGTTGCTCCGGAAACTTCGGCTGCTCCGGAAAGCACGGCAGTTCCTGAAACATCTGCTGATCCAGACGTGACCACTGCTGCGGACACAACAGCCGCCCCCGAAACAACTGTGGCTCCTGAAGCAACTGCTGCTCCTGCAACTACCGTTGCCCCGGAATCTTCAGCTGCTCCAGAAACGTCCACAACGCCGGAAACTTCAGACGCTCCGGACACTACTGCCGCTTCTGAAACTACTGCCGCTCCTGAAACTTCCGCTGCTCCAGAATCATCGGCTGCCACAGAATCGTCTGTTGCTCCAGAAACTACTGCCGCTCCTGAAACTTCCACTGCCCAGGAAACTGCAGCTGCTTCGGAGTCCACAGTTGCTCCAGAATCTTCGGTTCCTTCTGAAACTACTGCCGATGCTGAAACTACAACAGCTCCTGAAACAACAGCTGCTCCAGCAACAACTGCCGTTCCCGAGTCATCGAATGCTTccgaaaacaccgaagccacaACAGAAGCACAACAGACAACAGTTGGATCCAACACTGGGGAAACTGAAAACTCGCAATCAACCGATGCTGGAGAGACCACAGCTCCTGCTTCAAATGCTCCAGAAACTACATCTGCCGCGAGTACAACCGATGAGCCAGAGGTCACCAATAGCCCAACACAATCGTCACCATCGGTATCGGAAACTACCGACAACAATTCCAATCAAGAAACCACGCCCTCAGCTACACTTCCAGAGACGTCAAATCCTGCTTCAACAGAACAACCTGCACAAGAGACAACTGTCGCTCCGACGGAAGCATCGCCAGAACCTGAATCAAGCTCTGCAGCAACTGAAACTGAGTCCACAGCCGTTCCTTCCACCAGTGCTTCCGCACCATCCACCACCACCCTCCAACCTTCTACCACAACCAACGCACCTTCAACAACCCCATTGCCTTTCGTGTGCCAACAGTCGGGTCGGTTCCCAGATCCACGAGACTGCCAAAAATATCACGTCTGTTTGTGGCTTCCCTTCGGTCTATACCAGCTGGAACAGAACTGCCTGCTTGGAATGGCTTACAATCCAACACTACAACGATGCACTGCCGATCAAAGCCCGTGTTTCCCGGGACAGTTCACCTGCACAGCACCCGGACGGTTCCCCGATGTATCGGACAACACCAAGTACTTCTGGTGCGTTTGGAACGTATTTGGTGGCTATTTGCAGTACCACCAGGACTGCCCACTCGGACAAGTCTTCGATGCCTACCGACGACGGTGTCTCACACCTGCTCGACCCCTGCTGTTGTCCAGCGAAGACAACGACTCCGGTGCAAACAGTGATGCTGATTCGAACACCAGCTCGGACTCTGGCGCAGTGAATGTGCCAGACAACTCGGAGGACTCCACAAGTGTCGAAGAAGTCAAGCCGAAAGTCAAGTTTGAATGCACCGAAGAGGGGACGTTCCCGGACCCGAACAACTGCGCCCGTTACTTCATCTGTACGCTCAAGAAAAAGGATAAATACAAGCAGAGCAAGCTGAAGTGTCCGAAGGGACAACAGTTCGATGTCGCCCTGCAGTTGTGCACGGACGATGTTGAAGTATTGTGCGGTTAA
- the LOC134224347 gene encoding uncharacterized protein LOC134224347, producing MAAVLPTAHLQTVGSDCNGKTFLCTDDLHYQICSPSSSTEGTETTDLQVYECDTSQYCSNANTDACSSSASSTSTATTLVSSTTSSETVSQSSTTDNGSSTTSSTSSSSSTTIVPTTSSETVSQSSTTDDGSSTTSTTSSSSSSTTIDPTTTELPFSCDLTGRYPHSSDCHKYHLCVVLPFFNYDTVGTCLFGTVFDPDSQRCTADQNKCQLQPQSFNCTSAGRFPDPSDSTRYFWCRWNAFSSSYELIKMKCPFGITFDASKAKCSGFFGND from the exons atg gCTGCAGTACTCCCAACAGCTCACCTTCAAACCGTGGGCTCTGACTGCAACGGAAAAACATTCCTTTGCACAGACGATCTACACTATCAAATCTGTTCGCCCTCGTCTTCTACCGAAGGAACTGAAACGACGGACTTGCAAGTCTATGAATGCGATACTTCGCAATACTGCAGCAACGCCAATACAGACGCATGCAGTTCATCAGCTTCTTCCACATCGACGGCCACAACTCTTGTCAGTTCAACAACATCCTCGGAAACCGTGTCCCAGTCATCGACCACCGACAATGGCAGCTCGACGACATCCTCCACAAGTTCTTCAAGTTCAACAACCATCGTCCCCACAACTTCCTCGGAAACCGTATCCCAGTCATCGACCACCGACGACGGCAGCTCGACGACATCCACCACAAGTTCTTCTTCGAGCTCAACAACAATCGACCCCACAACAACAGAGCTTCCGTTCAGTTGCGATCTGACCGGTCGTTATCCGCACAGTTCCGACTGCCACAAATACCACCTTTGCGTGGTGCTTCCGTTCTTCAACTACGACACGGTGGGGACCTGTCTGTTCGGCACGGTGTTCGATCCCGACTCACAAAGATGCACAGCTGATCAGAACAAGTGCCAACTGCAGCCGCAATCGTTCAACTGTACGTCAGCCGGACGCTTTCCGGACCCATCGGACTCGACCAGATATTTTTGGTGCCGCTGGAATGCGTTCAGCTCGAGCTACGAACTTATCAAAATGAAATGTCCTTTCGGAATTACATTCGATGCCAGCAAGGCGAAATGTTCAGGATTTTTCGGAAATGATTAA